ACACACATCCACATAATTCTTCTTTTCTCTTTCATCCTTTAACCACCATCTTCTATCGATTATCGTTTGACCCCTTGTAAACTCTCCCTTCATCTCCACATCCACATGGTAAGGTTCTATTTTAACCAATGTCGGATCGATGGAAACTGCAACGGCGAGCGGGTCATGAAGGGCAAAAAATCCATATCTATCTATCGATCTTTTTATGACATTCGCGATAAACTTCGAGATCTTTGTATCTTTCTTCGATATCCTCTCATAAGTATCCCTATTGATAAATGTAGATGGGTTCATAGTTACATCGAGCCCTACAGCGACCACCTTTAAACCCGAATTGTAAACGATACTGGCAGCTTCCGGATCTCTAAATACATTAAACTCAGCGACCGGTGTTTGGTTACCAAAGCCGTAAGGAGTAGTATGGAAAGCGCCACCCATCGATACTATCTTATTAACCCTCTCTGCAACTTTAGGTTCTTTGATTATAAATTTGGCTATATTTGTTAAAGGGCCTGTGGCAATGATGGTGATCTCACCACGATTATA
This genomic stretch from Nitrososphaerales archaeon harbors:
- a CDS encoding nucleoside hydrolase: MKVILDMDPGVDDALALILALRSRELDVLAVTTVAGNTLLSNATVNALKVLELIGCEVPVAMGESRSMMGYELAMPFTYIHGHDGLGDLDLPIPNKKAESVHAIDLIIDKVKSYNRGEITIIATGPLTNIAKFIIKEPKVAERVNKIVSMGGAFHTTPYGFGNQTPVAEFNVFRDPEAASIVYNSGLKVVAVGLDVTMNPSTFINRDTYERISKKDTKISKFIANVIKRSIDRYGFFALHDPLAVAVSIDPTLVKIEPYHVDVEMKGEFTRGQTIIDRRWWLKDEREKKNYVDVCIDVDGDRFLKMFMERVIVD